In Leucobacter sp. CX169, a single genomic region encodes these proteins:
- the argB gene encoding acetylglutamate kinase, protein MTNTTTVLAQSEAAAKAEVLIETLPWLKKFRDAIVVIKFGGNAMVDDALIQAFAEDVVYLRHAGIRPVVVHGGGPQISEMLGRLGIESEFRGGYRVTTAEAMDVVRMVLTGKVNPALVDEINTHGPLAAGTTGEDAGLFVGRRRPPVEIDGELVDLGHVGDVVDVRPEPILALLDAGLIPVVSSIAPDADHPGQSLNINADAAAGALASALGAEKLVVLTDVPGLYANWPDRDSLVSSLTAAELEIMLPSLESGMIPKMRACLDAVRGGVSKAAIIDGRVPHSILLEIFTSRGIGTEVTP, encoded by the coding sequence ATGACGAACACGACAACGGTCCTCGCCCAGAGCGAGGCAGCTGCGAAGGCCGAAGTACTCATCGAAACCCTGCCCTGGCTCAAGAAGTTCCGCGACGCCATCGTGGTTATCAAGTTCGGCGGCAACGCCATGGTCGACGACGCGCTCATCCAGGCGTTCGCCGAGGACGTCGTGTACCTGCGTCACGCCGGGATCCGGCCGGTCGTCGTGCACGGCGGGGGGCCGCAGATCTCAGAGATGCTGGGGCGCCTCGGCATTGAGAGCGAGTTCCGCGGCGGCTATCGCGTCACGACGGCCGAGGCGATGGACGTCGTGCGCATGGTGCTCACCGGCAAGGTGAACCCGGCGCTCGTTGATGAGATCAACACGCACGGCCCGCTCGCGGCAGGCACCACGGGGGAGGACGCCGGGCTCTTCGTCGGGCGCCGTCGCCCGCCCGTCGAGATCGACGGCGAGCTCGTGGACCTCGGCCACGTCGGTGACGTCGTCGACGTGCGCCCCGAGCCGATCCTCGCGCTGCTCGACGCCGGCCTCATCCCGGTCGTTTCCTCGATCGCGCCCGACGCCGATCACCCCGGCCAGTCGCTCAACATCAACGCGGACGCGGCGGCCGGCGCCCTCGCGAGCGCGCTCGGCGCAGAAAAGCTCGTCGTGCTCACCGACGTCCCGGGCCTCTACGCCAACTGGCCTGATCGCGACTCGCTCGTCTCGAGCCTCACCGCGGCCGAGCTTGAGATCATGCTGCCGTCGCTCGAGTCGGGCATGATCCCGAAGATGCGCGCCTGCCTCGACGCCGTGCGCGGCGGGGTCTCCAAGGCCGCGATCATCGACGGGCGGGTGCCGCACTCGATCCTGCTCGAGATCTTTACCTCTCGCGGGATCGGCACGGAGGTCACCCCGTGA
- the argJ gene encoding bifunctional glutamate N-acetyltransferase/amino-acid acetyltransferase ArgJ — MTVTTPAGFRSAGIAVGLKSTGKPDLALVENLGPRFDAAVVFTSNRAQAHPVIWSRAVAQGGEARAIVLNSGGANCFTGDFGADTTRLTAEAVADALSATAGQILVCSTGLIGTGDQAFRDKIVHNVPTLVGALSEDDTTAPAAILTTDSVEKTAVHAGDGWSIGAMAKGAGMLAPGLATMLVVITTDAVLPQAELDVALRQATSATFDRLDSDGCMSTNDTVALLSSGASAVTPDPSEFAAALTDVCDRLAAALQADAEGASHNIAIEVIGAASPAEAVEVGRSVARNNLFKTAIYGNDPNWGRVLAAIGTTTAQFDPYEVDVAFNGVRLCHAGGPDRPVTDVDLTPRATHVRIELFAGEHDATIRTNDLTQAYVHENSAYSS, encoded by the coding sequence GTGACCGTCACCACCCCCGCCGGATTCCGCTCGGCCGGCATCGCCGTCGGCCTGAAGTCGACCGGCAAGCCCGACCTCGCGCTCGTCGAGAATCTTGGCCCGCGCTTTGACGCCGCCGTCGTATTCACGTCGAACCGCGCCCAGGCGCACCCGGTGATCTGGAGTCGCGCGGTCGCCCAGGGCGGCGAGGCACGAGCGATCGTCCTGAACTCGGGCGGCGCGAACTGCTTCACGGGCGACTTCGGCGCCGACACGACCCGGCTGACGGCAGAGGCCGTCGCCGACGCGCTGAGCGCGACCGCTGGCCAGATCCTCGTGTGCTCGACCGGCCTCATCGGTACGGGCGACCAGGCCTTCCGCGACAAGATCGTGCACAACGTGCCGACACTCGTGGGCGCGCTGAGCGAGGATGACACGACGGCACCGGCCGCGATCCTGACGACTGACTCGGTCGAGAAGACCGCCGTGCACGCGGGTGACGGCTGGTCGATCGGTGCGATGGCGAAAGGCGCAGGCATGCTCGCGCCGGGCCTCGCGACCATGCTCGTCGTGATCACCACCGACGCCGTGCTGCCGCAGGCCGAGCTCGACGTGGCGCTGCGCCAGGCGACGTCCGCCACGTTCGACCGCCTCGACTCGGACGGCTGCATGTCGACCAACGACACGGTAGCGCTGCTCAGCTCGGGCGCCTCGGCAGTCACCCCCGACCCGTCCGAGTTCGCGGCGGCGCTCACCGATGTCTGCGACCGGCTCGCCGCCGCGCTGCAGGCCGACGCCGAGGGCGCGAGTCACAACATTGCCATCGAGGTCATCGGCGCGGCCAGCCCCGCCGAGGCCGTCGAGGTCGGCCGCTCGGTCGCCCGGAACAACCTCTTCAAGACCGCGATCTACGGCAACGACCCGAACTGGGGTCGCGTGCTCGCGGCGATCGGAACAACGACCGCGCAGTTCGACCCGTACGAGGTCGATGTCGCGTTCAACGGCGTTCGCCTCTGCCACGCGGGCGGCCCCGATCGCCCCGTGACCGACGTCGACCTCACGCCGCGCGCGACCCATGTGCGCATTGAGCTCTTCGCGGGCGAACACGACGCGACCATTCGTACGAACGACCTCACACAGGCGTACGTCCACGAGAACAGCGCGTACTCCAGCTAA